CTGCTGGCCTTTTGGAGGAAGGGCGCCAAGCAGGGTACGTCCACACATAACAAGATCAGGCCGCTCGGAGTAGAATTTTTTGTCGATAAGGAAATACTCCTGCTCACAACCGGCAAAGGTTTTTACCCGTGAGACACCGGTAACACCAAGTATCTCAAGGAGCCTGATGGCTGATTTGCTGACCGCTTCCATGGAACGCAGGAGCGGAGTTTTGGCGTCAAGCGCTTCGCCGTGGTAGGAGATGAAGACGGTCGGAATACAAAGAGTCAGATCTTTTCCTCCCTTCATGAGAAAGGCAGGGCTTGATGGATCCCATGCAGTGTAGCCACGGGCTTCGAAGGTGGTACGCATGCCTCCCGAAGGGAAACTTGACGCATCAGGCTCACCCTGGATGAGCTGTTCACCGGAAAAACGCTCAATCGGTGTACCATCGCGGTCGATAGACAAAAACGCATCATGTTTTTCAGCCGTGGAGCCAGTCATCGGCTGGAACCAATGGGTATAATGGGTGGCGCCCTTCTCCATTGCCCACTCTTTCATGCCGTGTGCTACAACACCGGCAATTTCACCGGTTATTTTTTTACCTGCCTTGATGGTATCCTGTAATGCGGTAAACTCCTCTTTTGGAAGCTTTGCCCGCATGGCTTTCTGATCAAAAGTCATCGAACCAAAGTAGGTGGAAACCGGAATTTTACTATCGCTGTTCAAATGAACCTCCTTGTTGATTAGCATGATATGGCTGTATTACCTCTAAAAAAAATGAAAACCCTTTTTGTTTACTTCCTTGACCTCTTTTCATCAAACGTAATCAGCACCTGCCGGTCCTGAAGATTGTTTCGAACGATTTCTGCGCTGATTTTTTTGTTTTTCTTCAACTGACTCAGCACAAAACTCGTATTGGTACCAAGAACACCAGGCCAGCTCTGTATTCTTGAAAGAAACTGCTCAAGCGATGCCGTATTATGGGTCATCACCTTTAAAATATGCGACCCCTCACCGGTAACCGAGAAACACTCCATAATCTCATCCTCTTTCATCACATGCTCCATAAATGATTTATAGTGCTTGGATGAATCGATTCTGACCCGTACAAAAGCATGAATATCAAAGCCGAGCTGCCGTTCATCAACCTCCATGGTAAAACCCTTGATGATACCACCCTTCTGCAACTTGTCAAGCCTTTCACTGA
The DNA window shown above is from Pelodictyon phaeoclathratiforme BU-1 and carries:
- a CDS encoding Lrp/AsnC family transcriptional regulator gives rise to the protein MSGHLDLIDLKLIESLGENGRVRLSELAEIVGLSIPSVSERLDKLQKGGIIKGFTMEVDERQLGFDIHAFVRVRIDSSKHYKSFMEHVMKEDEIMECFSVTGEGSHILKVMTHNTASLEQFLSRIQSWPGVLGTNTSFVLSQLKKNKKISAEIVRNNLQDRQVLITFDEKRSRK